In Edaphobacter dinghuensis, one genomic interval encodes:
- a CDS encoding PEP-CTERM sorting domain-containing protein → MRIVNLCSKGIGIATAIVILFAAVKPASADTYQIFNLSSDQGYLFYGMDDSGNVVINNLEHDRYQTFVDGISTGYSSSTPTIVADSGTPCTPAVPSGSVVLNGVCNGDHEAFTGKLTPDQFFAAVYIGAAPVPDLLSGSGGGSIFMDGSGDIVWDDIYSENWFEAVDQTSAVPEPSSLLLFGTGVLAAMGAVRRRLLQ, encoded by the coding sequence ATGAGAATTGTGAACCTTTGCTCAAAGGGAATAGGCATTGCCACTGCTATCGTTATCCTGTTCGCAGCGGTAAAGCCTGCATCTGCTGACACCTATCAGATATTCAATCTGAGCAGCGATCAAGGTTACCTTTTCTACGGGATGGATGACTCCGGCAACGTCGTGATCAATAATCTTGAGCACGATCGCTACCAGACCTTTGTTGATGGCATAAGCACAGGTTACTCTTCTTCGACGCCGACCATCGTCGCCGACAGCGGAACTCCATGCACCCCAGCCGTTCCCTCCGGTAGCGTCGTTTTGAACGGAGTCTGTAATGGCGATCATGAAGCATTTACCGGAAAGCTCACCCCTGACCAATTTTTTGCGGCTGTCTATATCGGTGCTGCTCCTGTACCCGATCTTCTCAGTGGAAGCGGCGGAGGATCGATCTTTATGGACGGTTCAGGAGACATCGTGTGGGACGATATCTACTCGGAGAACTGGTTTGAGGCAGTCGACCAGACCTCCGCTGTTCCAGAACCCAGCAGTCTCCTGCTTTTCGGCACCGGTGTACTTGCCGCGATGGGAGCAGTGCGTCGCCGCCTGCTCCAGTAG
- a CDS encoding DUF429 domain-containing protein gives MGKGSGQMEKRAESLERVVAVDWSGRVDAAGQRRHIWAGVWTRGVVTLEAGRTREELMEWLVEMARETPRMVVGIDCCFSFPAWFLKEHGCATVFDFWQHVAAGHGERWLARECEDVKRDERFWGKPHKRPAQFCGAGLHRSMRWTDMDNKFAPELLTRDPERAAKVKGITPKSPFQIGGSGSVGTGSLRAMPFLLKLREAGFRVWPYEDAALGTKKPQPLLVEMYTRLLTGAVAKSNPAARKAYLAAKKKTDEAYVGLSRGVMAKALGSEDAFDALVCAMEMVRWQGEFAGLKATKDAALRLEGITWRPGVQEGLRLGTLEGESG, from the coding sequence GTGGGCAAAGGTTCCGGACAGATGGAGAAACGGGCAGAGTCGCTAGAACGCGTGGTCGCGGTGGACTGGTCGGGGCGGGTGGATGCCGCGGGGCAGCGGCGGCATATCTGGGCCGGGGTGTGGACGCGCGGTGTGGTGACGCTGGAGGCCGGGCGCACGCGTGAGGAGTTGATGGAGTGGCTGGTGGAGATGGCGCGGGAGACTCCGCGGATGGTAGTGGGGATCGATTGCTGCTTCAGCTTTCCGGCGTGGTTTCTCAAGGAGCATGGGTGCGCCACGGTCTTCGACTTCTGGCAGCATGTTGCGGCAGGGCATGGCGAGCGTTGGCTGGCGCGGGAGTGCGAGGATGTGAAGCGCGATGAGCGGTTCTGGGGCAAGCCGCATAAACGGCCAGCACAGTTTTGCGGCGCGGGGCTGCACCGGTCGATGCGGTGGACGGATATGGATAACAAGTTTGCTCCGGAGCTGCTGACCCGAGATCCGGAGCGTGCGGCAAAGGTGAAGGGGATTACGCCGAAATCGCCGTTTCAGATTGGGGGCTCGGGCAGCGTGGGGACGGGATCGTTACGGGCGATGCCGTTTTTGCTGAAGCTGCGGGAGGCGGGGTTTCGGGTGTGGCCGTATGAAGATGCTGCACTGGGCACGAAGAAGCCGCAACCGCTGCTGGTGGAGATGTATACGCGACTGCTGACGGGCGCGGTGGCGAAGAGTAATCCTGCGGCGCGGAAGGCTTATCTGGCGGCGAAGAAAAAGACGGATGAGGCTTATGTCGGGTTGTCGCGTGGGGTGATGGCGAAGGCATTGGGTAGCGAGGATGCTTTTGATGCTCTGGTGTGTGCGATGGAGATGGTGCGCTGGCAGGGTGAGTTTGCTGGGCTGAAGGCTACGAAGGATGCAGCGTTGCGGCTGGAGGGGATTACCTGGCGGCCTGGGGTGCAGGAGGGGTTGAGGCTGGGCACGCTTGAGGGCGAATCAGGCTGA
- a CDS encoding M56 family metallopeptidase, with translation MNGLESFVLGYLVNSLWQVPLICVAAYGCARLVRRMGPQAEHRVWVTALLIAAVLPACAGTGAWLPHGFGTSASAAGSVQVEMGRFTQITGTALHLPTGLRHGAALLYMGLVIFFCGRLIWGVIQSVGLRRGSRRLELTGEWQNMWERCCCVFDVTNVEIASTPRITGPMTVGFRWRTLLVPSDFLETAEANDVEAALGHELAHMQRRDFAKNLFYELISLPVSYHPMTRWLKSQIRQSRELVCDAMAAEFVTTRELYARSLLRLASMMLNQTQTVNIHAIGIFDANILERRVMNLMTKPRETRGLLRIGFAAVCVAVGVATCGSALALRLDVSEPPAPAVAAATHDHPVKVQGAIMAGSKIGGENPVYPAKARAEKNTVDGTCTLQATINKEGYITRLRVVKSLRKDYDESALTAVKTWRYKPYLLNGEPVAVQTTININYSIGG, from the coding sequence ATGAACGGACTCGAATCGTTCGTGTTGGGGTATCTGGTGAACTCGCTGTGGCAGGTTCCGCTGATCTGCGTGGCCGCATACGGCTGCGCACGGCTGGTGCGTCGGATGGGGCCGCAGGCGGAGCACAGGGTGTGGGTGACGGCGTTGCTGATTGCGGCAGTCTTACCGGCCTGTGCCGGGACCGGAGCATGGCTGCCGCATGGCTTTGGCACGAGCGCTTCGGCTGCCGGATCGGTACAGGTTGAGATGGGAAGATTCACGCAGATCACAGGCACGGCGCTGCATCTGCCGACGGGGCTGCGTCATGGAGCCGCGCTCCTGTATATGGGGCTGGTGATTTTCTTCTGTGGACGGCTTATTTGGGGAGTCATCCAAAGCGTGGGCCTGCGCCGGGGATCGCGGCGGCTGGAGCTTACCGGCGAGTGGCAGAACATGTGGGAGCGGTGCTGCTGCGTCTTCGATGTAACCAATGTGGAGATTGCGAGTACGCCGAGGATCACAGGCCCGATGACGGTTGGGTTTCGGTGGCGAACGCTGTTGGTGCCTTCTGATTTTCTGGAGACTGCGGAGGCAAACGATGTGGAAGCTGCGCTGGGGCATGAGCTGGCGCACATGCAGAGGCGCGACTTCGCCAAGAACCTGTTCTACGAACTGATCTCGCTGCCGGTAAGTTATCACCCGATGACGCGATGGCTGAAGTCGCAGATCAGGCAGAGCCGTGAGCTGGTGTGCGATGCGATGGCAGCGGAATTTGTAACCACGAGAGAACTCTATGCACGATCGCTATTGCGGTTGGCGTCGATGATGCTGAACCAGACGCAGACCGTAAACATTCACGCCATCGGAATCTTCGATGCCAACATTCTGGAGAGGAGAGTTATGAATCTGATGACGAAACCGAGAGAGACGAGAGGACTGTTGCGGATTGGCTTTGCGGCGGTATGCGTTGCAGTGGGAGTCGCTACCTGCGGATCGGCGCTGGCGCTGCGGCTGGATGTGAGTGAGCCGCCTGCACCTGCTGTTGCGGCTGCGACCCATGACCATCCTGTGAAGGTACAAGGCGCGATTATGGCCGGGAGCAAGATCGGAGGGGAAAACCCGGTATATCCAGCGAAGGCTAGGGCTGAAAAGAACACCGTGGATGGCACATGCACTCTGCAGGCCACGATCAACAAAGAGGGATATATCACCCGTCTGCGTGTGGTGAAGAGCCTCCGCAAAGACTATGACGAGAGCGCTCTTACTGCGGTGAAGACCTGGCGATATAAACCGTATCTACTGAATGGAGAGCCAGTAGCAGTGCAGACGACGATTAATATTAATTACTCCATTGGTGGTTAG
- a CDS encoding BlaI/MecI/CopY family transcriptional regulator, whose translation MGEQDKEGLTKLELQIMQVIWRRGTSNVGEVQEGLEQQLAYTTVQTMLNILHRKGKLKRKLQGRAYEYSATVTEAKALSHALRDVVDRMFGGSSEELVMSLIKNKQIDAKKIAELSRRLEEAEESGGER comes from the coding sequence ATGGGCGAGCAGGACAAAGAGGGTTTGACGAAGCTGGAGTTGCAGATCATGCAGGTGATCTGGCGGCGGGGTACGAGCAATGTGGGCGAGGTGCAGGAGGGGCTGGAGCAGCAACTGGCCTACACAACCGTGCAGACGATGCTGAATATTCTGCACCGCAAAGGGAAGCTGAAGCGGAAGCTGCAGGGGCGGGCGTATGAGTACAGCGCCACCGTGACTGAGGCCAAGGCTTTGAGCCATGCGCTGCGCGATGTGGTGGATCGCATGTTCGGCGGATCGAGCGAAGAGCTGGTGATGAGTCTGATCAAGAACAAGCAGATCGACGCGAAGAAGATTGCGGAGCTGAGCCGCAGGCTGGAAGAAGCGGAAGAGAGCGGAGGCGAGCGATGA
- a CDS encoding sensor histidine kinase, whose product MWALHWGCVIGIAGLAGAVLLMAHDQRLHAKERRRDRRIREEFEAYAALDAALHGEDLHGLARRVCRLVSKKSAFQRVAMLTQDAEGQMQVVGSVGIDELTVQELQVCSECCMEEANGEEPTPDTVGMHLGERSFAVVLGKDATDAGCGRAILIPLQTSMGKVQGALAVCADGLMSLRRQTVEETISPLEALAVKLGRAIENAETVEQLQQAEKLAGFGMLANGVAHELSDPLTAVLEFAEQIAETAEDSRIRSDAETIVNEALRMQQTVQGLVKFGHSEARIDEPVEIVGLLRELAVECEEKLESRGVHLVVDAEDNVPAVRGDEDALRQVLEHLLNNSAQAIDSISQSISEDAEREREIRVSVSHDANSIQMIVSDTGPGFAEPGRIFDPFGSGAGMGLGICYGIVHAHGGEISAFNLHPYGAAVMVELPLGEVSTQNYSSAAREVA is encoded by the coding sequence ATGTGGGCTCTTCATTGGGGATGCGTTATCGGCATCGCGGGCCTGGCGGGAGCGGTGTTGTTGATGGCACATGATCAACGTCTTCATGCCAAGGAACGTCGGCGGGATCGCAGGATCCGTGAGGAGTTCGAGGCTTACGCCGCTCTTGATGCCGCTTTGCACGGAGAAGACCTGCATGGGCTGGCCAGGCGGGTGTGCCGGCTGGTGTCCAAAAAGAGCGCGTTTCAGCGAGTCGCCATGCTGACGCAGGATGCCGAAGGACAGATGCAGGTGGTGGGCAGCGTGGGCATCGATGAACTGACCGTTCAGGAGCTTCAAGTGTGCAGCGAGTGCTGCATGGAAGAAGCGAACGGCGAAGAACCTACGCCCGACACAGTGGGGATGCATCTGGGTGAGAGGAGCTTTGCGGTGGTGCTGGGCAAAGATGCCACCGATGCAGGATGTGGACGGGCGATCCTCATTCCGTTGCAGACGTCGATGGGAAAGGTACAGGGCGCGCTGGCAGTCTGTGCGGATGGGCTGATGAGCCTGCGGCGGCAGACGGTGGAAGAGACGATTTCGCCGCTGGAGGCGCTCGCAGTGAAGCTGGGGCGAGCCATCGAAAACGCCGAGACGGTGGAACAGCTGCAACAGGCAGAGAAGCTGGCAGGCTTTGGCATGCTGGCCAATGGGGTTGCGCACGAGTTGAGCGATCCGCTGACGGCGGTGCTGGAGTTTGCAGAACAGATTGCCGAGACAGCCGAGGACAGCCGCATACGGTCCGATGCGGAGACGATCGTCAACGAGGCGCTGCGGATGCAGCAGACGGTGCAAGGGCTGGTGAAGTTCGGACACTCCGAGGCCCGTATCGATGAGCCGGTCGAGATCGTAGGGTTGCTGCGGGAGCTGGCGGTTGAGTGCGAGGAGAAGCTGGAGAGCCGAGGCGTTCACCTGGTAGTGGATGCCGAGGACAATGTGCCCGCGGTGCGGGGAGATGAGGATGCGTTGCGTCAGGTATTGGAGCATCTGCTGAACAACTCCGCGCAGGCGATCGATTCGATTAGCCAGTCAATTAGCGAGGACGCCGAGCGGGAGCGAGAGATACGTGTTTCGGTGAGCCATGATGCGAACTCGATACAAATGATTGTGAGCGATACCGGGCCGGGCTTTGCGGAGCCGGGGCGCATCTTCGATCCGTTTGGGTCAGGCGCAGGGATGGGACTTGGGATCTGCTACGGGATCGTGCATGCACATGGCGGAGAGATCAGCGCATTCAACCTTCACCCGTATGGGGCTGCGGTGATGGTGGAGCTGCCTTTAGGAGAGGTCTCCACGCAGAACTACTCCAGTGCAGCGCGCGAGGTCGCTTAG
- the alaS gene encoding alanine--tRNA ligase — protein sequence MEYRSGSQIREDFLRFFETKGHRRVHSSSLVPANDPTLLFTNAGMNQFKDVFLGAEKREYSRAASSQKCVRAGGKHNDLENVGFTRRHHTFFEMLGNFSFGDYFKKDAIAYAWELLTSPEWFGIDKAKLYVTIFEGDAAVPRDAEAYQFWLDVGVPAERIFEMGAADNFWAMGDTGPCGPCSEIYYDLGIAASETGEDLPFPKDEQRYVEIWNLVFMQFDRSVTANGPVLAPLPKPSIDTGMGLERVSAVLQGVLSNFETDLFTPLIKRAEQLTGHKVEADHEVDDRSRASLRIIADHARAATFLISDGVLPANEGRGYVLRKILRRGIRHGRLLGQEKPFMHEMVFAVRDEMGVAYPELKESAERVAKVVLAEEQQFARTLELGLRQMNEETLRSGALAFRLYETFGMPLDFMVDAARDAGIAFDMAGFDAAKEEEQQRARASWKGGSQKSAAPVYRELAKTEFEGYSALRVDGARVLALVKDGVGVPELKAGEQGEVVLDATSFYADSGGQVGDIGWLYSGDHNTVVADVSGATKPVQGVFAHKVVARQTLAVGDVVDTVVDVENRRATERNHTGTHLLHAALREVLGKHVKQAGSLVNASRLRFDFSHFTGVAEEELQQIEDIVNRQVLGNAAVQTLVDVPIDVAVNELGAMALFGEKYGDRVRVVKIGDFSTELCGGTHTGATGEIGLIKLVGEGSVSSGVRRVEAVSGTGALSEFRRGFDVARVVGQMIGVTDTAPADALRHRISAQEEEMKKLRRELDQVRMKSASASVSDAASAAVEVKGVKVLAQRVDALDKGQMRTLVDSLRTKLGSGVVVLGAGVDGKVSLIVGVTKDLTAKVQAGKIVGALAGMVGGKGGGRPDLAEAGGSDVAALDGALAKAASVVEGLL from the coding sequence ATGGAATATCGTTCGGGAAGCCAGATTCGGGAAGATTTTTTGCGGTTTTTTGAGACTAAGGGGCACCGCCGCGTGCACTCTTCTTCGCTGGTGCCGGCGAACGATCCTACGCTGCTGTTTACCAATGCGGGGATGAACCAGTTCAAGGACGTCTTTCTGGGTGCCGAGAAGCGCGAATACTCGCGGGCGGCAAGCTCGCAGAAGTGCGTGCGCGCGGGCGGCAAGCATAACGATCTGGAGAACGTCGGCTTCACGCGGCGGCACCATACCTTCTTCGAGATGCTGGGCAACTTCAGCTTTGGAGACTACTTCAAGAAGGACGCCATTGCCTATGCGTGGGAGCTGCTCACCTCGCCGGAGTGGTTCGGCATCGATAAGGCGAAGCTGTATGTGACGATCTTTGAGGGCGACGCCGCCGTGCCGCGAGATGCGGAGGCGTATCAGTTCTGGCTCGATGTGGGCGTTCCTGCGGAGCGCATCTTCGAGATGGGCGCGGCAGATAACTTCTGGGCGATGGGCGATACCGGGCCGTGCGGGCCGTGCTCGGAGATTTATTACGACCTTGGTATTGCGGCTTCGGAGACGGGTGAGGACCTGCCATTCCCCAAGGACGAGCAGCGTTATGTCGAGATCTGGAACCTGGTGTTCATGCAGTTCGACCGCTCGGTTACAGCCAATGGGCCGGTGCTGGCTCCGTTGCCCAAGCCTTCGATTGATACGGGCATGGGGCTGGAACGGGTTTCAGCGGTATTGCAGGGTGTGCTGTCGAACTTCGAGACGGACTTGTTTACTCCGCTGATTAAGCGGGCGGAGCAGCTGACCGGACATAAGGTTGAGGCGGACCACGAGGTGGATGATCGCTCGCGTGCTTCGTTGCGGATTATCGCCGACCATGCGCGGGCAGCTACATTTTTGATCTCGGATGGTGTATTGCCAGCGAATGAGGGCAGAGGCTATGTGCTGCGAAAGATTCTGCGGCGCGGGATTCGGCATGGACGGCTGCTGGGGCAGGAGAAGCCGTTTATGCACGAGATGGTGTTTGCCGTTCGCGATGAGATGGGCGTGGCTTATCCGGAGTTGAAGGAGTCGGCGGAGCGGGTGGCGAAGGTGGTGCTGGCCGAGGAGCAGCAGTTTGCGCGGACGCTGGAGCTTGGTCTGCGGCAGATGAATGAAGAGACGCTGCGGTCAGGTGCTCTGGCGTTTCGGCTGTATGAGACGTTCGGCATGCCGCTTGACTTCATGGTCGATGCAGCGCGGGATGCTGGCATTGCATTTGATATGGCCGGTTTCGATGCGGCGAAGGAAGAGGAGCAGCAGCGGGCTCGGGCTTCGTGGAAGGGCGGATCGCAGAAGTCGGCGGCGCCGGTCTATCGGGAGTTGGCGAAGACAGAGTTTGAGGGCTACTCGGCGCTGCGGGTGGATGGCGCACGGGTGCTTGCGCTGGTGAAGGATGGCGTCGGCGTGCCGGAGCTGAAGGCCGGGGAGCAGGGAGAGGTCGTGCTCGATGCGACCAGCTTCTATGCGGACTCGGGCGGACAGGTGGGCGATATTGGCTGGCTGTATTCGGGCGACCACAATACGGTCGTTGCCGATGTCAGCGGAGCGACCAAGCCGGTGCAGGGAGTGTTCGCGCATAAGGTAGTGGCGCGGCAGACTCTGGCTGTGGGCGATGTGGTGGATACGGTGGTCGATGTGGAGAATCGCCGGGCCACAGAGCGCAACCACACCGGGACGCATCTTTTGCACGCCGCGTTGCGCGAAGTTTTGGGCAAGCATGTGAAGCAGGCTGGTTCGCTGGTGAACGCTTCGCGGCTGCGGTTCGACTTTTCGCACTTCACCGGCGTTGCTGAGGAAGAGTTGCAGCAGATTGAGGACATTGTGAACCGGCAGGTGCTGGGGAACGCTGCTGTACAGACGCTGGTTGATGTGCCCATCGATGTTGCGGTGAATGAGCTGGGTGCGATGGCGCTGTTTGGCGAGAAGTATGGCGACCGCGTGCGCGTTGTCAAGATCGGCGACTTCTCGACCGAGCTCTGCGGCGGAACTCATACAGGAGCGACGGGAGAGATTGGCCTGATCAAGCTGGTTGGCGAGGGTTCGGTTTCATCGGGCGTGCGCCGTGTCGAAGCGGTGAGCGGAACTGGAGCTTTGAGCGAGTTCCGGCGCGGGTTCGACGTCGCACGCGTCGTAGGGCAGATGATTGGGGTTACGGATACGGCTCCGGCTGATGCGCTGCGGCACAGGATCTCCGCACAGGAAGAGGAGATGAAGAAGCTGCGGCGCGAACTGGACCAGGTTCGCATGAAGTCGGCTTCGGCCTCTGTCTCGGATGCAGCTTCCGCTGCGGTCGAAGTAAAGGGCGTCAAGGTGTTGGCGCAGCGGGTAGATGCACTGGATAAAGGTCAGATGAGGACGCTGGTCGATAGTCTGC
- a CDS encoding S9 family peptidase — protein MKMLAGLVLGSLLGGVTLAYGAGIASTEASVADAGSVLNEHPMTFADLQRMKRLDDPQVSPSGKWVMFAATDVDLAANTKVSHLWVVPLKGGQERQLTFWKEGESEGRFSPDGKQVAFVATDTATGHSQIFLASWDGAAGTLGTPKLLTNISTEADGPVWSPDSQRILFVSRVYPECSDEESWVEEDACDKRKDDAAAASPVKAMIFTHLLYRHWDHYIGDKRSHVLVVNTTDGNAVRDLTPRREIGDTEAPVFSLGGPVDYAWAPDSKEIAYVTNLDPVPAASTNNDVITLRLDDPGARAVKISTSPGSDDAPAYSPDGKYIAFRSQARAGFESDRFRLMLFDRQAKTITEMLPKFDNWVDEFTWAPNSQTIYFASEEMGEENILSTQVGLPEATAVANKAEYGGLQVSPNGRTLVAMVQTVRHPAAVASIALNAAGGGGAPVVRLTHLNDALLRSLDLPRMESFIFPGAGNTSVQGFIIRPPKFDPAKKYPLKFLMHGGPQTAWGDAWSYRWNAELFAADGYVVVMINRRGSTGYGQKFVDEVSGDWGGKAYVDLMKGLDYAEKQYPFIDKTRECALGASYGGYMADWVLTHTDRFKCIVTHDGMYNPQSAYGTTEELWFNEWEFKRPGTTGPGQPWKYASGPVADDPFRKWSPMLSIENAKTPTLIIHSQKDYRLDVSEGFQLFTALQQLHVPSKMLYFPDEGHWVLKPQNSELWYKTVNDWCDRWTHSGAYASDLSR, from the coding sequence ATGAAGATGCTTGCGGGGTTGGTTCTGGGATCGCTCTTAGGCGGGGTGACTTTAGCGTACGGTGCGGGGATAGCTTCGACCGAAGCCTCAGTGGCAGATGCGGGATCAGTTTTAAACGAACATCCGATGACGTTTGCCGATTTACAACGAATGAAGCGCCTCGACGATCCGCAGGTTTCGCCGAGCGGCAAGTGGGTGATGTTTGCAGCGACGGATGTCGACCTTGCAGCGAATACCAAGGTGAGCCATCTTTGGGTGGTACCGCTGAAGGGTGGTCAGGAGAGACAGCTGACCTTTTGGAAGGAGGGCGAGAGCGAAGGCCGTTTTTCGCCTGACGGTAAGCAGGTGGCGTTTGTGGCGACCGATACCGCGACCGGACACTCTCAAATATTTCTGGCGTCGTGGGACGGGGCCGCGGGAACGCTGGGAACACCGAAGCTGCTGACCAATATAAGCACCGAGGCTGATGGACCGGTGTGGTCGCCAGACTCGCAGAGAATCTTGTTTGTGTCGCGGGTCTATCCAGAGTGCAGTGATGAGGAGTCGTGGGTCGAAGAGGATGCCTGCGACAAGCGGAAGGACGATGCGGCGGCAGCGAGTCCGGTGAAGGCGATGATCTTTACGCACCTGTTGTACCGGCACTGGGACCACTACATCGGTGACAAGCGCAGCCATGTGCTGGTGGTGAACACAACGGATGGCAATGCGGTGCGCGACCTTACGCCGCGGCGGGAGATCGGCGACACCGAGGCTCCGGTGTTTTCGTTGGGTGGGCCGGTGGACTATGCGTGGGCTCCCGACTCGAAGGAGATTGCGTATGTAACGAACCTTGACCCGGTTCCGGCAGCGAGCACGAACAACGACGTGATCACGTTGCGACTGGACGATCCCGGCGCGCGGGCGGTGAAGATTTCGACCTCGCCTGGAAGCGACGACGCTCCCGCCTATTCGCCGGACGGAAAGTACATTGCATTTCGGTCGCAGGCGCGGGCAGGGTTTGAGAGCGACCGTTTTCGGCTGATGCTGTTTGACCGGCAAGCGAAGACGATTACGGAGATGCTGCCGAAGTTCGACAACTGGGTGGACGAGTTCACGTGGGCCCCGAACTCGCAGACCATCTACTTTGCCAGCGAAGAGATGGGCGAGGAGAACATCCTGTCGACGCAGGTGGGGCTGCCGGAGGCGACGGCGGTAGCGAACAAGGCAGAGTATGGCGGGTTGCAGGTCTCGCCGAACGGAAGAACGCTGGTTGCAATGGTGCAGACAGTGCGGCACCCTGCGGCGGTTGCCTCGATTGCGTTGAATGCGGCGGGCGGTGGTGGCGCTCCGGTGGTGCGTTTGACTCACCTGAATGATGCGTTGCTGAGATCGCTGGACCTGCCGAGGATGGAGAGCTTCATCTTTCCCGGCGCGGGAAATACATCGGTGCAGGGATTTATTATTCGGCCGCCGAAGTTTGATCCGGCAAAGAAGTATCCGCTGAAGTTCCTGATGCATGGCGGGCCACAGACGGCGTGGGGCGATGCGTGGAGCTATCGCTGGAACGCAGAGCTGTTTGCCGCCGACGGATATGTAGTCGTGATGATCAATCGGCGCGGCTCGACCGGGTATGGGCAGAAGTTTGTCGATGAGGTGAGCGGCGACTGGGGCGGTAAGGCCTATGTCGATCTGATGAAGGGGCTGGACTATGCGGAGAAGCAGTACCCCTTTATCGATAAGACGCGGGAGTGCGCGCTGGGTGCGAGCTATGGCGGATATATGGCCGACTGGGTGCTGACTCACACCGACCGCTTTAAGTGCATTGTGACGCACGACGGTATGTACAACCCGCAGAGCGCGTATGGAACCACCGAGGAGCTTTGGTTCAACGAGTGGGAGTTCAAGCGGCCAGGAACGACTGGGCCGGGGCAGCCGTGGAAGTATGCTTCGGGGCCGGTGGCGGACGATCCGTTCAGGAAATGGTCGCCGATGCTGTCGATCGAGAATGCGAAGACGCCTACGCTGATCATTCACTCGCAGAAGGATTATCGGCTGGATGTGTCGGAGGGGTTCCAGTTGTTTACAGCTTTGCAGCAATTGCATGTGCCGAGCAAGATGCTCTACTTCCCGGATGAGGGACACTGGGTGTTGAAGCCGCAGAACTCCGAGCTTTGGTACAAGACCGTGAATGACTGGTGCGATCGGTGGACGCATAGCGGAGCCTATGCGTCTGACCTAAGCAGATAA
- a CDS encoding regulatory protein RecX: MTFNRTKKKREPVGEAGLFEYAVGVLARRMRTVRDLRRLMKNRAEEGEAGERAMDAVIVRLTELKYLSDTRFAADYTRLRKENEKHGRRRVQQDLMQKGVHKDLVASTLAQAYDDVDEVALARAYVARKRIKQPSGPDAQKQTTRIMGRLMRAGFSSSAIFKVLREWHLPEEALEGIEEGGRDSDSYAERDEDLPEF, translated from the coding sequence ATGACTTTTAATAGAACGAAAAAAAAGCGCGAGCCTGTGGGAGAAGCTGGCCTGTTTGAGTATGCCGTGGGCGTGCTTGCACGCAGGATGCGGACGGTGCGCGATCTGCGCCGGTTAATGAAGAACCGCGCCGAAGAAGGTGAGGCCGGGGAGCGGGCGATGGATGCTGTGATCGTTCGGCTAACGGAGCTGAAGTATCTCAGCGATACGCGGTTTGCCGCCGACTACACGCGGCTGCGCAAGGAGAATGAGAAGCATGGGCGGCGGCGGGTGCAGCAGGACCTGATGCAGAAGGGCGTCCACAAAGATCTGGTGGCTTCTACGCTGGCGCAGGCGTATGACGATGTGGATGAGGTGGCTCTGGCTCGAGCGTATGTTGCACGGAAGCGAATCAAGCAGCCGAGCGGTCCCGACGCGCAGAAGCAGACGACGCGGATCATGGGGAGGCTGATGCGGGCGGGTTTCTCTTCTTCGGCCATCTTCAAGGTGCTGCGGGAGTGGCATCTGCCTGAGGAAGCGCTGGAAGGCATCGAAGAGGGTGGGCGGGATTCGGACTCGTATGCGGAACGGGATGAGGATCTGCCGGAGTTCTAG
- a CDS encoding HNH endonuclease: MQSGKTRKQRLTGNRHAGHGSSHASGRLLSDVDVRIGVFRQPAMQTPVLVLNASYEPINICGARRALVLVLKGVARTEEEQGAILHAARVNVAMPSVIRLLEYRRIPHQTRALSRKNILLRDRNSCQYCSVVLTASELTLDHVIPRSRGGLSTWENLVACCHDCNRRKGNQLLHELTDMKLQREPRPFSLHTSRHIMRMIGSADAAWRKYLYFEAGDAA, encoded by the coding sequence ATGCAATCGGGCAAGACGCGGAAGCAGAGACTGACTGGAAATCGGCACGCAGGACATGGAAGCTCGCATGCGAGCGGGAGACTGCTGTCGGATGTGGACGTCCGGATTGGAGTGTTCCGGCAGCCAGCGATGCAGACACCGGTGCTGGTGTTGAATGCGAGCTATGAGCCGATCAATATCTGCGGAGCGCGACGTGCGCTGGTGCTGGTGTTGAAGGGCGTAGCGCGCACCGAGGAGGAGCAAGGCGCGATTCTGCATGCGGCGCGAGTGAATGTGGCGATGCCGAGCGTGATCCGATTGCTGGAGTATCGTCGGATTCCTCACCAGACAAGGGCGCTCTCGCGAAAGAACATTTTGCTGCGAGACCGGAATAGCTGCCAGTATTGCTCGGTTGTACTGACGGCCAGCGAGCTGACGCTGGATCATGTGATTCCACGGTCGCGGGGAGGGCTTTCGACCTGGGAGAATCTTGTAGCGTGCTGCCATGACTGCAACCGGCGCAAGGGCAATCAGTTGCTGCACGAGCTGACAGACATGAAGCTGCAGCGGGAGCCAAGGCCGTTCAGCCTGCATACCTCGCGACATATTATGCGGATGATCGGCAGCGCCGATGCGGCTTGGCGGAAGTACCTGTACTTTGAGGCGGGTGACGCGGCTTAG